The following are from one region of the Denitrobacterium detoxificans genome:
- the htpG gene encoding molecular chaperone HtpG: protein MRKFKTESKKLLDLMINSIYTNREIFLRELISNASDAEDKLYFKSLTDSSIQLGKNDLTIRVSFDADARTVTVSDNGLGMDKDGLDANLGVIAHSDSLEFKTAQAANAAGAADEAANAEDDEREESAQVNDVDIIGQFGVGFYSAFMVAKKVRVVTRKYGDEQAWVWESDGVEGYTIEPGEKEGHGTDVILYLKDNTDEESFDTFASEFGLKDLIKRYSNYVRYPIQMMCTKSRQKPKPEDAGDDYKPEWESYSELETINSMTPIWKRRKSEVSQDEYNEFYKSQFHDFTDPARTVSVHAEGAISYDVLLFIPGRAPFDLYSKDYQKGLELYSSNVLIMDKCEELVPDYYNFVRGVVDSQDLTLNISRETLQHNSQLRAIAHKVEKKITGELKKMRDNEREDYEKFFENFGRGLKYGIYSTYGSAKGELGELLLFYSAKQEKMVTLDEYIEGMPEDQKAIYYAAGESAERLQKMPMVTGVLSRGYDVLLCTQDVDDFCMQAMMNYNEKDLKNVASGDLGLESESDKTAAEEATKEHEALFTAMKDALGDKVVRVAVSPVLTDAPAAITSEGPVSLEMEKIMAGMPDANGMPHSQRVLEVNAKHDVFKALAAAQEAGDSQKVSDYTELLYEQALLMEGLPIDDPVAFAQRVCALMK, encoded by the coding sequence ATGCGCAAATTCAAAACAGAGAGCAAGAAGCTTCTCGACTTGATGATCAATTCGATCTACACCAACCGGGAAATCTTCCTGCGCGAGCTTATCAGCAATGCGTCCGACGCGGAAGATAAGCTCTACTTCAAGAGCCTTACCGATTCCAGCATCCAGCTGGGGAAGAACGACCTTACCATTCGCGTGTCCTTCGACGCCGATGCGCGTACCGTTACCGTTTCCGACAACGGCCTGGGTATGGACAAGGATGGCTTGGATGCGAACCTGGGCGTAATTGCCCATTCCGACAGCCTGGAGTTCAAGACGGCACAGGCCGCCAACGCTGCGGGCGCCGCTGACGAGGCTGCAAATGCCGAAGACGACGAACGCGAGGAATCCGCCCAGGTAAACGACGTGGACATCATCGGTCAGTTCGGCGTGGGCTTCTATTCCGCGTTCATGGTGGCCAAGAAGGTGCGCGTCGTTACGCGCAAGTACGGCGACGAGCAGGCCTGGGTCTGGGAAAGCGATGGCGTAGAGGGCTACACCATCGAGCCGGGCGAGAAGGAAGGCCACGGCACCGACGTCATCCTGTACCTGAAGGACAACACCGACGAGGAGAGCTTCGATACCTTCGCCAGCGAATTTGGCCTTAAGGACCTCATCAAGCGCTATAGCAACTACGTGCGCTATCCCATTCAGATGATGTGCACGAAGAGCCGTCAGAAGCCGAAGCCCGAAGATGCGGGCGACGACTACAAGCCCGAATGGGAATCGTATTCCGAACTGGAGACCATCAACTCCATGACGCCCATTTGGAAGCGTCGCAAGAGCGAGGTCTCGCAGGACGAGTACAACGAGTTCTACAAGAGCCAGTTCCATGACTTCACCGACCCTGCGCGCACCGTTTCCGTGCATGCCGAGGGCGCCATTTCCTACGACGTGCTGCTGTTCATTCCCGGCCGCGCGCCGTTCGACCTGTACAGCAAGGATTACCAGAAGGGCCTGGAGCTCTACAGCAGCAACGTGCTCATCATGGACAAGTGCGAAGAGCTGGTTCCCGATTACTACAACTTCGTGCGCGGCGTGGTGGACAGCCAGGACCTTACGCTCAACATCAGCCGCGAGACGCTGCAGCATAACAGCCAGCTGCGCGCCATCGCCCACAAGGTCGAGAAGAAGATCACCGGCGAGCTGAAGAAGATGCGCGACAACGAGCGCGAAGACTACGAGAAGTTCTTCGAGAACTTCGGTCGTGGTCTGAAGTACGGCATCTATAGCACGTATGGCTCCGCCAAGGGCGAGCTGGGCGAGCTGTTGCTGTTCTATTCGGCCAAGCAGGAGAAGATGGTCACGCTCGACGAGTACATCGAGGGCATGCCCGAAGACCAGAAGGCAATCTACTACGCCGCCGGCGAAAGTGCCGAGCGCCTGCAGAAGATGCCCATGGTCACCGGCGTCCTCAGCCGTGGCTACGACGTGTTGCTGTGCACGCAGGACGTGGATGACTTCTGCATGCAGGCCATGATGAACTACAACGAGAAGGACCTGAAGAACGTTGCCAGTGGCGACCTGGGCCTGGAAAGCGAAAGCGACAAGACGGCAGCCGAGGAGGCTACCAAGGAGCACGAGGCCCTGTTCACGGCGATGAAGGATGCCCTGGGCGACAAGGTCGTGCGCGTGGCGGTGTCGCCGGTGCTCACCGACGCCCCCGCCGCCATCACCTCCGAAGGCCCTGTAAGCCTGGAGATGGAGAAGATCATGGCGGGCATGCCCGACGCCAACGGCATGCCGCATTCGCAGCGCGTGCTGGAGGTCAACGCCAAGCACGATGTGTTCAAGGCGCTTGCCGCCGCTCAGGAGGCGGGCGATTCCCAGAAGGTTTCCGACTACACCGAGCTGCTGTATGAGCAGGCTCTTCTCATGGAGGGGTTGCCCATCGACGATCCGGTGGCGTTCGCCCAGCGTGTTTGCGCGCTCATGAAGTAA
- a CDS encoding glycoside hydrolase family 25 protein yields MAYQNNSPRGSHAISPHRDTFVLRFRFVGFALIALAAIAAVFAFRACNAAVEPQEDAQAEVVSYDWSCLHVEGDRYSYVVDGQVKSKLGIDVSEFQGSIDWDAVAQDGISFAYVRVGNRGAETGTLYSDDLFEDNLSGAQAAGLPCGVYYFSQAINEDEAREEAQFVLDALGGRSLEYPIAYDCEEVSGLDSRIEGLSADQMTANAKAFCEVIEAAGYKAIIYGNANDFARYNVQDLSAYPFWYASYNELPYGATSFMLWQYTDGATVSGVPTACDMSIQIELS; encoded by the coding sequence ATGGCGTACCAAAACAATAGTCCGCGTGGGTCGCATGCGATTTCCCCGCATCGCGATACGTTCGTGTTGCGCTTTCGCTTCGTGGGGTTTGCCCTCATCGCGCTTGCTGCCATTGCCGCCGTCTTCGCGTTTCGCGCGTGCAATGCTGCGGTAGAGCCCCAGGAAGACGCGCAGGCGGAAGTCGTCTCGTACGACTGGTCGTGCTTGCACGTGGAAGGCGATCGCTACAGCTACGTAGTAGATGGCCAGGTGAAATCGAAGCTGGGCATCGATGTTTCGGAATTTCAGGGGTCCATCGACTGGGATGCCGTGGCGCAGGACGGCATTTCGTTTGCGTACGTGCGCGTGGGGAACCGCGGTGCCGAAACGGGCACGTTGTATTCCGACGACCTGTTCGAGGACAACCTTTCAGGCGCCCAGGCGGCCGGCTTGCCGTGTGGTGTGTACTACTTTTCCCAGGCTATAAACGAAGACGAAGCGCGCGAGGAGGCGCAGTTCGTGCTCGACGCGCTGGGCGGTCGTTCGCTGGAATACCCCATTGCCTACGACTGCGAAGAGGTAAGTGGTCTGGATTCGCGCATCGAAGGCCTTTCCGCGGATCAGATGACGGCGAATGCCAAGGCGTTTTGCGAGGTCATCGAAGCGGCAGGCTATAAGGCCATCATCTATGGCAATGCAAACGATTTCGCGCGGTACAACGTGCAGGATCTGAGCGCGTATCCATTCTGGTATGCCAGCTACAATGAACTGCCGTATGGCGCGACCAGCTTCATGCTGTGGCAGTACACCGACGGGGCAACCGTGTCGGGCGTGCCCACGGCCTGCGACATGAGCATTCAAATCGAGCTTTCCTAG
- a CDS encoding YczE/YyaS/YitT family protein translates to MKASEIVYRYFILFLGIFCISFGVALFTKSGLGTSAISALPYTLSLVISQFSYGTWVAAFNIFLVVLQAALTIHEISVREIVQEVIFALAFGSVVDFSMFLLGAFNPEMYAVRLLGVLLSSAIIAFGAYLTLISRVGVMAGDGFTNALVKRTGKSFALMRVISDTTMAILALVLCLLLVQGELSVREGTVIAALLTGTIVGFYSKYFGAFERFILPKPKTEQAAK, encoded by the coding sequence TTGAAGGCATCCGAGATCGTCTATCGTTATTTCATCCTGTTTCTTGGCATCTTCTGCATTTCGTTCGGCGTAGCGCTGTTTACGAAATCGGGCCTGGGAACATCCGCAATATCCGCGCTCCCCTATACCCTCTCGCTGGTCATAAGCCAGTTTTCCTATGGCACCTGGGTTGCAGCGTTCAACATCTTCCTGGTAGTGCTGCAGGCGGCACTTACCATCCACGAGATCAGCGTGCGCGAAATCGTGCAGGAAGTCATCTTTGCCCTGGCATTTGGCAGCGTCGTGGACTTCTCCATGTTCCTGCTTGGCGCCTTCAACCCAGAAATGTACGCAGTGCGCCTGCTAGGCGTGCTTCTGAGCTCGGCCATCATCGCATTCGGCGCGTACCTTACGCTCATTTCGCGCGTAGGCGTCATGGCGGGTGACGGCTTCACGAACGCCCTGGTAAAGCGCACGGGAAAGAGCTTTGCGCTCATGCGCGTCATTTCCGACACCACCATGGCGATCCTCGCGCTCGTGCTATGCCTGCTGCTCGTGCAAGGCGAGCTTTCGGTACGCGAGGGCACGGTTATTGCAGCCCTGCTCACGGGCACGATCGTAGGCTTCTACAGCAAGTACTTCGGCGCCTTCGAGCGCTTCATCCTGCCCAAGCCGAAGACCGAGCAGGCAGCCAAATAA
- a CDS encoding response regulator transcription factor has product MSFRTTQVFGLCFYLAWMYLVFNGTLSINVDLRSGHTLLWVHVISSVVGVVTYAGIVAFSRRTVRQFATRRALIIAGVVMAAGTAMSVWPGAEIPDVVRYAGGALTGVSSCWVIVYWGSLFSSLEPRNMVLATGASFFFAFLVYYGVLQLPEYVVFAVQVLLPLAATLLLPQPANVSSMLAAQQEPAVMPNEQAMIVPARRLPWRIMLGILVVMFVYGGVRVYVGSVDSQDAAVLAPTLLMSLGISILAVAWGAFFTKGSASLGNIYKMALPFLATTLLVLVIFGRESPIVIGSLATACNVTIEILSWILMADLARTKRVPAFIVFAMGRGAVQLGMLLGQLFAIACLDERAPFAIVSIFVLMIAAGFLFESEDTELVFEAPSPEEREAMEERTGTSFDARLDEVAKNAQLTARETEIFKLWATGHGSKYIQENLVISPATVKTHVRHIYEKCDVHSRAEIIALLEAGE; this is encoded by the coding sequence ATGTCGTTCCGCACGACGCAGGTGTTCGGCCTCTGTTTCTACCTGGCCTGGATGTACCTGGTTTTCAATGGAACGCTCTCCATCAACGTAGATCTTCGAAGCGGTCATACGCTTCTTTGGGTGCACGTCATCTCGTCGGTAGTGGGCGTGGTCACCTATGCGGGCATCGTTGCGTTTTCCCGACGTACTGTTAGGCAGTTTGCCACCAGGCGCGCGCTCATCATCGCGGGCGTGGTAATGGCGGCCGGCACGGCAATGTCCGTGTGGCCAGGGGCCGAAATCCCCGATGTCGTGAGGTACGCGGGCGGTGCGCTCACGGGCGTTTCGTCATGCTGGGTCATCGTGTACTGGGGCTCGCTGTTCAGCAGTCTGGAGCCACGGAATATGGTCCTAGCCACAGGTGCATCGTTCTTCTTCGCGTTCCTGGTGTACTACGGCGTCCTGCAGCTACCCGAATACGTGGTGTTCGCCGTTCAAGTGCTGCTGCCCCTTGCGGCCACGCTTTTGCTGCCCCAGCCCGCCAACGTGTCTTCCATGCTTGCTGCTCAGCAGGAGCCGGCGGTTATGCCCAACGAGCAGGCCATGATCGTTCCTGCTCGGCGTTTGCCCTGGCGTATCATGCTTGGCATCTTGGTGGTCATGTTCGTGTACGGCGGCGTTCGCGTGTACGTGGGCTCCGTTGACAGTCAGGATGCGGCCGTGCTGGCGCCTACGCTGCTCATGAGCCTGGGCATTTCCATCCTGGCCGTTGCGTGGGGCGCGTTCTTCACCAAGGGGTCCGCTTCCCTGGGGAACATCTACAAGATGGCTTTGCCGTTTTTGGCTACGACGTTGCTCGTTCTGGTAATCTTCGGGCGCGAAAGCCCCATCGTGATTGGCTCGCTTGCTACGGCATGCAACGTCACCATCGAGATTCTCTCGTGGATTCTCATGGCCGACCTCGCGCGTACGAAGCGCGTTCCGGCGTTCATCGTGTTTGCCATGGGGCGCGGAGCCGTTCAGCTGGGCATGCTCTTGGGGCAGTTGTTCGCGATTGCCTGTCTAGACGAGCGCGCGCCCTTTGCCATCGTGTCCATCTTCGTGCTCATGATCGCCGCGGGCTTCCTGTTCGAAAGTGAGGATACCGAGCTTGTCTTCGAGGCGCCCAGTCCCGAAGAGCGCGAGGCCATGGAAGAGCGCACGGGCACGTCGTTCGATGCGCGACTCGACGAGGTTGCGAAAAACGCCCAGCTCACGGCGCGCGAAACGGAAATCTTCAAGCTATGGGCCACGGGCCACGGCTCGAAGTACATCCAGGAAAACCTGGTCATCAGCCCGGCTACGGTGAAAACGCATGTGCGCCACATCTACGAAAAGTGCGATGTGCATAGCCGAGCCGAAATCATTGCCCTGCTCGAGGCGGGCGAATAG
- a CDS encoding FAD-binding protein, producing the protein MEISRRNFLTGAGIAAAGAAAMGLAGCASPKSASSKAAETTTTSNGTTVGYDGTGTMPWLPEEPSITDSDIEEEIDCDVVVCGLGAAGVPAARAAAESGASVVCFEKSASFNSVASDMAIYGGETQKAWGRGDGDELLDKDMLCEEHMIGGSHRSDYGIVRRWADESGAALDWFIKPCSDLYISSTSYGEIPAEGQSNYLFPYFVPMLETYDYTKESMPCYPTSVGFSSLATCMKENLQVAIDAGADIRYTTPVVDLIVDDSGAVTGVYAQAHGSKKYIKCNAKKGVVIATGDYLANEEMTKFFQPNNIENEIPILCVAMDADGEYALQGDALKMLAWHGAEIERSHASIIHHMGAGAGADGRGVIGNNGYLWLNKRGKRFMNEDVPGQQVENQVENQPGKVAYQFFDAAWPDQLKYFPAAHGIACYYLEEDLPEYTASGLKINCRTKKDIEDAVADGRCVTSDTIEGLLAQLEGIDVETAKKSIEHYNELANAGVDTDFGKVSSRLFPLSTPPFYAAECGVALNLGSLGGVVSDADCHVYNTDGEIIKGVYVAGAPQGGRFNVQYPIDLKGMSCGMCMMFGKIAGENAANQA; encoded by the coding sequence ATGGAAATCAGTCGTCGTAACTTTCTAACCGGCGCGGGCATCGCTGCTGCAGGCGCTGCCGCCATGGGCCTGGCGGGCTGTGCAAGCCCGAAGAGCGCAAGCTCCAAGGCCGCCGAGACCACCACGACTTCCAACGGCACTACGGTAGGCTATGACGGCACGGGCACCATGCCCTGGCTGCCCGAAGAGCCCAGCATCACCGATTCGGACATCGAAGAAGAGATCGACTGCGACGTCGTCGTCTGCGGCCTGGGTGCCGCTGGCGTTCCCGCTGCGCGTGCCGCTGCCGAATCCGGCGCAAGCGTCGTGTGCTTCGAGAAGTCCGCTTCCTTCAACAGCGTTGCCAGCGACATGGCCATCTATGGTGGCGAAACCCAGAAGGCTTGGGGCCGCGGCGACGGCGACGAGCTGCTCGACAAGGACATGCTCTGCGAAGAGCACATGATCGGCGGTAGCCATCGCAGCGACTACGGCATCGTCCGTCGTTGGGCCGACGAGTCCGGCGCTGCCCTGGACTGGTTCATCAAGCCCTGCTCCGACCTGTACATCTCCAGCACCAGCTACGGTGAGATTCCCGCTGAGGGCCAGAGCAACTACCTGTTCCCCTATTTCGTGCCCATGCTGGAAACCTATGACTACACGAAGGAATCCATGCCCTGCTATCCCACGTCCGTGGGCTTTAGCAGCCTCGCTACCTGCATGAAGGAAAACCTGCAGGTTGCCATCGATGCGGGTGCCGACATTCGCTACACCACGCCCGTCGTCGACCTGATCGTCGACGACTCCGGCGCTGTGACCGGCGTGTATGCCCAGGCTCATGGCTCCAAGAAGTACATCAAGTGCAACGCCAAGAAGGGCGTCGTCATCGCTACGGGCGACTACCTGGCCAACGAGGAAATGACCAAGTTCTTCCAGCCCAACAACATCGAGAACGAGATTCCCATTCTCTGCGTTGCCATGGACGCCGACGGCGAGTACGCCCTGCAGGGCGACGCGCTGAAGATGCTGGCTTGGCACGGCGCCGAAATCGAGCGCAGCCACGCTTCCATCATCCATCACATGGGTGCTGGCGCTGGCGCCGACGGTCGCGGCGTTATCGGCAACAACGGCTACCTGTGGCTGAACAAGCGCGGCAAGCGCTTCATGAACGAGGACGTTCCCGGTCAGCAGGTTGAGAACCAGGTTGAGAACCAGCCGGGCAAGGTTGCCTACCAGTTCTTCGATGCCGCTTGGCCCGATCAGCTGAAGTACTTCCCGGCGGCCCACGGCATTGCCTGCTACTACCTGGAAGAGGATCTGCCCGAGTACACGGCTTCCGGCCTGAAGATCAACTGCCGTACCAAGAAGGACATCGAGGACGCCGTCGCCGATGGTCGCTGCGTCACCTCCGATACGATCGAGGGCCTGCTTGCTCAGCTCGAGGGCATCGACGTGGAAACCGCCAAGAAGTCCATCGAGCACTACAACGAGCTGGCGAACGCCGGCGTAGACACCGACTTCGGTAAGGTCTCCAGCCGCCTGTTCCCGCTGTCCACGCCTCCGTTCTACGCAGCTGAGTGCGGCGTTGCCCTGAACCTGGGTTCCCTGGGTGGCGTTGTTTCCGACGCTGACTGCCACGTGTACAACACCGATGGCGAGATCATCAAGGGCGTGTACGTTGCTGGTGCTCCCCAGGGTGGCCGCTTCAACGTGCAGTACCCCATCGACCTGAAGGGCATGAGCTGCGGCATGTGCATGATGTTCGGCAAGATTGCCGGCGAAAACGCTGCCAACCAGGCATAA